A genomic window from Halogeometricum sp. S3BR5-2 includes:
- a CDS encoding poly(R)-hydroxyalkanoic acid synthase subunit PhaE, translated as MSESNQWSTFAGPWSEFLEESNEAFTASFRRTAEAQTAFARSWFDAVEGSTGSSAEAVEESIEAYTRMYVTWATAMEDALERVSDSLEGEDVDPEDFRDIWLNAANESFKQVTSTSAFAGMTGRNVEETMRLQREFADSVAMTLQTFGFATRDDVREVGERLVELERRQHAIESKLDRLIDDRDA; from the coding sequence ATGTCCGAATCGAACCAGTGGAGCACGTTTGCAGGACCGTGGTCGGAGTTCCTCGAAGAGTCCAACGAGGCGTTCACCGCCTCGTTCCGGCGGACCGCCGAGGCGCAAACCGCCTTCGCGCGTTCGTGGTTCGACGCCGTCGAGGGGTCGACGGGGAGTTCCGCCGAGGCGGTCGAGGAGAGCATCGAGGCGTACACGCGGATGTACGTGACCTGGGCGACGGCGATGGAGGACGCGTTAGAACGGGTCAGCGACTCGCTCGAAGGAGAGGACGTCGACCCCGAGGACTTCCGTGACATCTGGCTCAACGCGGCGAACGAGTCGTTCAAGCAGGTGACGAGCACGTCCGCCTTCGCCGGGATGACGGGTCGGAACGTCGAGGAGACGATGCGGTTGCAACGCGAGTTCGCCGACAGCGTGGCGATGACGTTGCAGACGTTCGGGTTCGCGACGCGGGACGACGTCCGCGAGGTGGGCGAACGACTCGTCGAACTGGAGCGCCGACAGCACGCCATCGAATCGAAGTTAGACAGGCTCATCGACGACCGAGACGCATGA
- a CDS encoding pyridoxamine 5'-phosphate oxidase family protein gives MENLRWTELSVDERNELLSRGGIGALSFSTPLEEPPVLLPVSYGYDADTTSFYFRLAFPADSRKTDAVDGPVAFTTYAETDAGWRSVVARGHLEEVTDMPYESSAVQGMWAVRIPMVDLFDRPPEDVAFRYFRLRPDSLTGRKEVRG, from the coding sequence ATGGAGAACCTCCGCTGGACGGAGTTGAGCGTGGACGAGCGCAACGAACTGCTGTCTCGAGGGGGAATCGGGGCGCTCTCGTTCTCGACTCCTCTCGAAGAACCGCCGGTGCTGCTGCCCGTCTCGTACGGGTACGACGCGGACACGACCAGTTTCTACTTCCGGCTCGCGTTTCCGGCCGACAGTCGGAAGACCGATGCCGTCGACGGACCGGTAGCGTTCACCACCTACGCCGAGACCGACGCGGGGTGGCGGAGCGTCGTCGCACGGGGGCATCTCGAAGAGGTGACCGACATGCCGTACGAGTCCAGCGCCGTACAGGGTATGTGGGCGGTGCGAATCCCGATGGTGGACCTCTTCGACCGGCCCCCGGAGGACGTCGCGTTTCGCTACTTCCGGCTCCGACCGGATTCGCTGACCGGGCGGAAGGAGGTCCGCGGCTGA
- a CDS encoding AI-2E family transporter — protein sequence MTEEPENAPSKAPPPEDSSVWRIATTVERGPLDRERVTLWGVAIALLLALLYVGWRYVGTVVMGLFVYYVARPVFRRINARLASRTLAVGATLLAVALPLLVVVGWAFAILANALGDLLDSDALAEAEAFIQPYVGLVAELETFADEVLTDPSRLTDLELGPLLNDAVGSLLAWAGVAFNVGIHGFIVLIIVFYLLRDDYRIARWARNTFVEEDGVLESYLTTVDHDLHNVYFGNILNALMTGLLAAVVYTVLNLFAPTATRIPEAAFLGLLVGVASLVPVIGIKLVTWPVGAYLLGRALWLAPEAVWFPVVFLLVSFVVVDYIPDQLLRPYVSGRTLHVGAVMLAYTLGPLLFGWYGIFLAPLLFVVIFEFGRIVFPWLLAPDPHASFSDRTEGPPESGAETDEERPVDATGDDRPAGVDDRRFPDSTESADPAGGE from the coding sequence ATGACCGAAGAACCCGAGAACGCCCCGTCGAAAGCACCCCCGCCGGAGGACTCCTCGGTGTGGCGAATCGCCACGACGGTGGAGCGGGGCCCTCTCGACCGGGAACGCGTGACGCTCTGGGGGGTCGCCATCGCACTCCTCCTCGCCCTCCTCTACGTCGGGTGGCGATACGTCGGAACCGTCGTCATGGGTCTCTTCGTCTACTACGTCGCACGCCCCGTGTTCCGGCGAATCAACGCGCGCCTCGCGAGCCGAACGCTCGCCGTCGGTGCGACGCTGTTGGCGGTCGCCCTCCCGCTGCTCGTCGTCGTCGGGTGGGCGTTCGCTATCCTCGCCAACGCGCTGGGCGACCTCCTCGACTCGGACGCGCTCGCGGAGGCCGAAGCGTTCATCCAGCCGTACGTCGGCCTGGTCGCGGAGCTGGAGACGTTCGCCGACGAGGTACTGACGGATCCGAGCCGGCTGACGGACCTCGAACTCGGACCCCTCCTCAACGACGCGGTGGGGTCGCTGCTCGCGTGGGCGGGGGTGGCGTTCAACGTCGGTATCCACGGCTTCATCGTCCTCATCATCGTCTTCTATCTGCTCCGGGACGACTACCGCATCGCCCGCTGGGCGCGGAACACGTTCGTCGAGGAGGACGGCGTCTTGGAGTCGTATCTCACGACCGTCGACCACGACCTCCACAACGTCTACTTCGGGAACATCCTGAACGCGCTCATGACCGGCCTGCTCGCGGCGGTGGTGTACACCGTTCTCAACCTGTTCGCACCGACGGCCACCCGAATTCCCGAGGCGGCCTTCCTCGGACTGCTCGTCGGCGTGGCGAGCCTCGTCCCGGTTATCGGCATCAAACTCGTCACGTGGCCGGTCGGCGCCTACCTCCTCGGACGCGCGCTCTGGCTGGCTCCCGAGGCGGTGTGGTTCCCCGTGGTGTTCCTCCTCGTCTCGTTCGTCGTCGTGGACTACATTCCGGACCAACTGCTCCGGCCGTACGTCAGCGGCCGGACACTCCACGTGGGGGCGGTGATGCTCGCGTACACCCTCGGTCCGCTGCTGTTCGGGTGGTACGGTATCTTCCTGGCGCCGCTGCTGTTCGTCGTCATCTTCGAGTTCGGCCGCATCGTGTTCCCGTGGCTGCTCGCTCCGGACCCCCACGCGTCGTTCTCGGACCGGACCGAGGGCCCGCCGGAGTCGGGGGCGGAGACGGACGAGGAACGGCCGGTCGACGCGACCGGAGACGACCGTCCCGCCGGCGTTGACGACCGGCGGTTCCCCGACTCGACCGAGAGCGCGGACCCGGCCGGCGGGGAGTAG
- a CDS encoding formylglycine-generating enzyme family protein, whose amino-acid sequence MSHESSPRTDAPTDPPHDDVVWVPGGTFTMGSDDHYPEEGPTRRVEVDGFWVDRTPVTNAAFREFVEDTGYVTLAERDPDPENYPGADPEALVPGSAVFVPPDGPVALTDPSGWWEYVPGANWRRPLGPGDDVSDRSDHPVVHVAHEDAEAYAEWAGKRLPTEAEHERASRGGLEGAEFAWGDEFMPDGEPMANTWQGTFPWQNTEADGYVRTSPVGAFPANGCGLYDAIGNVWEWTDDWFRARDGGDETPACCTPKNPRGGTREESIDRRDPSRIPRKVLKGGSHLCAPNYCVRYRPAARYPEPVDTSTTHVGFRCAVSAGSR is encoded by the coding sequence ATGAGCCACGAGAGTTCACCGCGGACGGACGCACCGACCGACCCACCGCACGACGACGTGGTGTGGGTGCCCGGCGGGACCTTCACCATGGGTTCGGACGACCACTATCCCGAGGAGGGGCCGACTCGGAGGGTCGAAGTCGACGGGTTCTGGGTCGACAGGACGCCGGTGACGAACGCGGCGTTCCGCGAGTTCGTCGAGGACACCGGATACGTCACGCTCGCCGAACGGGACCCCGACCCGGAGAACTACCCGGGCGCGGACCCGGAGGCGCTGGTACCCGGGTCGGCCGTGTTCGTGCCGCCCGACGGACCGGTCGCTCTCACCGACCCGAGCGGTTGGTGGGAGTACGTCCCGGGGGCGAACTGGCGGCGGCCGCTCGGACCCGGCGACGACGTCTCGGACCGCTCGGACCATCCGGTCGTTCACGTCGCGCACGAGGACGCCGAGGCCTACGCCGAGTGGGCCGGCAAGCGCCTGCCGACGGAGGCCGAACACGAGCGAGCGTCGCGCGGCGGACTCGAGGGAGCGGAGTTCGCGTGGGGCGACGAGTTCATGCCGGACGGGGAACCGATGGCCAACACGTGGCAGGGAACGTTCCCCTGGCAGAACACCGAAGCGGACGGATACGTTCGAACGTCGCCGGTCGGCGCGTTTCCGGCGAACGGGTGCGGTCTCTACGACGCCATCGGCAACGTCTGGGAGTGGACCGACGACTGGTTCCGCGCCCGCGACGGCGGGGACGAGACGCCCGCCTGCTGCACGCCCAAAAACCCCCGCGGCGGCACCAGAGAGGAGAGCATAGACCGGAGAGACCCGAGTCGAATACCCCGGAAAGTGCTGAAGGGCGGGTCGCACCTCTGCGCCCCGAACTACTGCGTCAGGTACCGGCCGGCCGCGCGGTATCCTGAGCCCGTCGACACCTCGACGACGCACGTGGGCTTTCGCTGCGCCGTCTCCGCGGGTAGCCGCTGA
- a CDS encoding TIGR00341 family protein codes for MRLVQVLIPEGTRDSVLAALDEQGIDYAVFEEVGRGDFEAMVQFPVPPSGVETVLERLTAAGVRDDAYTIVLPTETVVSERLSALVERFPGLRISREELYARAQDLAPANSTFFAFLILSTIIATTGLLLDSAATIIGAMVVAPLMGPAISASVGTVLDEPKMASRGVKLQVTGLLAAIATAAIMGWLMQQTILIAPGLDIRTIPQVAERTGPNFLSLFLALGSGLAGSISIMRGSGSTLVGVAIAVALVPPAATSGLGIAFGLPGVAVAAAILVLVNLLAINLSALILFYLSGFKPLEAGTFEGVRASVFSRVVVIAVAIAVLSIVLGGVTWTTFQTQSFEQQTEAELREVFDEADVGGVELVSVGVDYEPVDILLGNEPQVDVLVGIPRDLEAPPDLAQRFDDDLTERLGRDVVVRVGFIETQVSEREDPTPPFGGQAPASGEPTSRDYARGAPT; via the coding sequence ATGCGTCTCGTACAGGTGCTGATACCCGAGGGTACCCGAGACAGCGTGCTCGCGGCCCTCGACGAGCAGGGTATCGACTACGCCGTTTTCGAGGAGGTCGGACGCGGAGATTTCGAGGCGATGGTCCAGTTTCCCGTGCCCCCGAGCGGCGTCGAGACGGTGCTGGAGCGACTGACGGCGGCGGGCGTTCGCGACGACGCCTACACTATCGTGCTCCCGACGGAGACGGTGGTGTCGGAGCGTCTCTCCGCCCTGGTCGAGCGATTCCCCGGTCTCCGCATCTCCCGCGAGGAACTGTACGCTCGGGCGCAGGACCTCGCGCCCGCGAACTCCACCTTCTTCGCCTTCCTGATTTTGAGTACGATCATCGCGACCACGGGACTCCTGCTCGACTCGGCGGCGACTATCATCGGGGCCATGGTCGTCGCCCCGCTGATGGGACCGGCCATCTCCGCCAGCGTCGGAACCGTCCTCGACGAGCCGAAAATGGCGTCTCGGGGGGTCAAGCTTCAGGTGACGGGCCTGCTCGCCGCCATCGCGACCGCGGCGATCATGGGGTGGCTGATGCAGCAGACCATCCTCATCGCTCCCGGACTCGACATCCGGACGATTCCACAGGTCGCAGAGCGGACGGGGCCGAACTTCCTGTCGCTGTTTCTGGCGCTCGGGTCGGGGCTCGCCGGGTCCATCAGCATCATGCGCGGGTCGGGGTCGACGCTGGTCGGCGTCGCCATCGCCGTCGCACTCGTTCCCCCGGCGGCGACGTCGGGGCTGGGAATCGCCTTCGGACTCCCCGGCGTCGCCGTCGCGGCCGCCATCCTCGTCCTCGTGAACCTCCTCGCCATCAACCTCTCGGCGCTCATCCTCTTCTATCTGTCCGGGTTCAAGCCGCTGGAGGCGGGGACGTTCGAGGGAGTCCGGGCGTCAGTGTTCTCCCGCGTCGTCGTCATCGCCGTCGCCATCGCCGTCCTCTCCATCGTACTCGGCGGCGTCACCTGGACGACGTTCCAGACGCAGTCGTTCGAGCAACAGACCGAGGCGGAACTCCGGGAGGTGTTCGACGAAGCGGACGTCGGGGGCGTCGAACTCGTCAGCGTCGGCGTCGACTACGAACCCGTCGACATACTGCTCGGGAACGAACCGCAGGTGGACGTCTTGGTCGGGATTCCGCGCGATTTGGAGGCTCCGCCGGACCTGGCTCAGCGGTTCGACGACGATTTGACCGAACGGCTGGGTCGGGACGTGGTCGTCCGCGTCGGCTTCATCGAAACGCAGGTGTCGGAGCGGGAGGACCCGACCCCGCCGTTCGGAGGGCAGGCGCCCGCGAGCGGCGAACCGACGAGCCGCGACTACGCCCGCGGCGCGCCGACGTGA
- a CDS encoding Hsp20/alpha crystallin family protein: MSARGNPFEELERFFDRMNRQFGDVSHRWQTDNPFAQWAEAGSTAVDVVDHDGEFVVTVDLPGFEGDDVTVQVTDHTLRIGARREEEFEETAERYLRHERRNESVQRSIRLPDEVDKGSVDARMNNGVLTVTLPKTEAEEPRTIDIE; this comes from the coding sequence ATGAGCGCACGCGGCAACCCCTTCGAGGAGTTGGAACGCTTCTTCGACCGAATGAACCGGCAGTTCGGCGACGTATCGCATCGGTGGCAGACGGACAACCCGTTCGCGCAGTGGGCCGAGGCCGGGTCGACGGCCGTCGACGTCGTCGACCACGACGGCGAGTTCGTCGTCACCGTCGACCTGCCCGGGTTCGAGGGCGACGACGTCACCGTGCAGGTCACGGACCACACGCTCCGTATCGGGGCCCGACGCGAGGAGGAGTTCGAGGAGACCGCGGAACGGTATCTCCGACACGAACGACGGAACGAGTCGGTGCAGCGTTCGATACGGCTCCCCGACGAAGTCGACAAGGGGAGCGTCGACGCGCGGATGAACAACGGCGTGCTGACCGTCACGCTCCCGAAAACCGAGGCCGAGGAGCCCCGCACGATAGACATCGAGTGA
- a CDS encoding universal stress protein, whose translation MYETILLPVDGSDPSNRAVEHALEIAERFAATVHAVHVVDTRRYGEPTLSSTELVLDELEDRGHDLLEELADRADNSGIAVEKQVCHGDPATEIISHADAVDADIIVLGSRGTSHQRTTHLGSVADRVVRRAGRPVLTT comes from the coding sequence ATGTACGAGACGATTCTCCTCCCCGTCGACGGGAGCGACCCCTCGAACAGAGCAGTCGAACACGCGCTCGAAATCGCCGAGCGCTTCGCCGCGACCGTCCACGCGGTTCACGTCGTCGACACGCGCCGCTACGGCGAGCCGACGCTGAGCAGCACGGAACTCGTCCTCGACGAACTCGAAGACCGCGGGCACGACCTGCTCGAAGAGCTAGCCGACCGAGCGGACAACAGCGGTATCGCCGTCGAAAAACAAGTCTGTCACGGCGACCCGGCGACCGAGATAATCTCGCACGCCGACGCGGTCGACGCCGACATCATCGTTCTGGGTAGCCGCGGAACGAGCCATCAGCGGACGACTCACCTCGGGAGCGTGGCGGACCGAGTGGTCCGACGGGCGGGCCGACCCGTGTTGACGACGTGA
- a CDS encoding helix-turn-helix domain-containing protein, giving the protein MTDRDTSSETQRTDDAPPRRDPTLPAELRSAETKLVYLYVRQTGGCTPAELCESLQLTKLSVLPLLRSLRERELVRREADRYVPDD; this is encoded by the coding sequence ATGACTGATCGAGACACCTCGTCCGAAACCCAGCGGACGGACGACGCGCCCCCTCGACGGGACCCGACTCTCCCGGCGGAGTTGCGGTCCGCCGAGACGAAACTCGTCTACCTCTACGTTCGCCAAACCGGCGGGTGTACCCCGGCGGAACTGTGCGAATCGCTCCAGTTGACGAAGCTCTCGGTGCTTCCCCTCCTCCGGTCGCTCCGGGAACGGGAACTTGTCCGGAGAGAGGCGGACCGGTACGTCCCCGACGACTGA
- a CDS encoding DUF1269 domain-containing protein: MSSLVVLAFETKDGAEEMRERMYDFQRRELVTLDDAAVVVRKENGHVKVKQAHSLVGAGALGGAFWGLLIGVIFWMPWLGIAIGSVTGALGGKFTDVGIDDDFIEEVGETVEPGQSALFLLARDANVERIREELSDVEFEIIETNLSPEEETRLREAFAAEEVAG; the protein is encoded by the coding sequence ATGAGCTCACTGGTAGTACTCGCGTTCGAGACCAAGGACGGTGCAGAGGAGATGCGAGAGCGGATGTACGACTTCCAGCGGCGGGAACTCGTCACACTCGACGACGCCGCGGTCGTCGTCAGGAAGGAGAACGGTCACGTGAAGGTGAAGCAGGCGCACAGTCTCGTCGGCGCCGGGGCCCTCGGCGGAGCGTTCTGGGGTCTCCTCATCGGCGTCATCTTCTGGATGCCGTGGCTCGGAATCGCCATCGGGAGCGTTACCGGCGCGTTGGGTGGGAAGTTCACCGACGTCGGCATCGACGACGACTTCATCGAGGAGGTCGGCGAGACGGTCGAACCCGGCCAGTCCGCGCTGTTCCTCCTGGCCCGGGACGCGAACGTAGAGCGCATTCGGGAGGAGCTATCGGACGTCGAGTTCGAGATAATCGAGACCAACCTCTCTCCGGAGGAGGAGACGAGACTGCGCGAGGCCTTCGCCGCCGAGGAAGTCGCCGGGTGA
- a CDS encoding beta-ketoacyl-ACP reductase, whose translation MSQHERTCLVTGASRGIGRGIAERLAREEMNVVVNYCSSETAAYDVVDEIEAADGTAAAIRADVSDREEVRRMSERIDRTFGPIDVLVNNAGVTADRTFEKMTREEWDRVVDVNLGGVFNCTKAFYDDVRRSEQGRIVNISSVVGQQGNYGQSNYATTKSGLFGFTRTLALELADSGATVNCVAPGFTETDMLAQVSDRVRGKIRKRIPLDRFAETDDIAGMVAFLADEESSYMTGQVVGINGGMEW comes from the coding sequence ATGTCACAACACGAACGAACCTGTCTGGTAACCGGCGCCTCGAGAGGCATCGGCCGAGGTATCGCCGAGCGACTCGCCCGCGAGGAGATGAACGTCGTGGTCAACTACTGCTCCTCGGAGACGGCGGCGTACGACGTCGTCGACGAGATAGAGGCGGCCGACGGAACCGCCGCCGCCATCCGAGCGGACGTCTCCGACCGAGAGGAGGTCCGGCGGATGTCCGAGCGAATCGACCGCACGTTCGGTCCGATCGACGTTCTGGTGAACAACGCGGGCGTCACCGCGGACCGGACCTTCGAGAAGATGACCCGCGAGGAGTGGGACCGGGTCGTCGACGTGAACCTCGGCGGCGTGTTCAACTGTACGAAGGCGTTCTACGACGACGTCCGGCGCTCCGAGCAGGGACGGATCGTCAACATCTCCAGCGTCGTCGGCCAGCAGGGCAACTACGGCCAGTCGAACTACGCGACGACCAAGAGCGGCCTGTTCGGGTTCACCCGCACGCTCGCGCTGGAACTCGCGGACAGCGGAGCGACGGTCAACTGCGTCGCCCCGGGATTCACCGAGACGGACATGCTCGCGCAGGTGAGCGACCGCGTCAGGGGGAAGATTCGCAAGCGAATCCCGCTCGACCGGTTCGCCGAAACCGACGACATCGCGGGGATGGTCGCCTTCCTCGCCGACGAGGAGTCGAGCTACATGACCGGGCAAGTCGTCGGAATCAACGGGGGGATGGAGTGGTGA
- a CDS encoding HdeD family acid-resistance protein → MSTDTQGEPEMVAESEASLERLLRDEGRTLMIVGGLLAVLGIGAILFPVLSSLTVGLFFGAALAVAGFAHIAHAFSAPGWKGALGEIFLAVVFLIAGLAMLVNPVLTLTTLTLLVISYFVLEGLALLYFAWTLRNERGWVWSVAAGVVSLVLAGLLFAGFPATAAWALGLLVGVNLLTTGVSMMVVGNGIRKGADATGPSMAHPDTGV, encoded by the coding sequence ATGAGCACTGACACGCAGGGTGAACCCGAGATGGTCGCCGAGTCCGAGGCTTCGCTCGAAAGACTCCTCCGGGACGAGGGCCGAACGTTGATGATCGTCGGCGGCCTTCTGGCGGTCTTGGGCATCGGTGCGATCCTGTTTCCCGTCCTCTCGTCGCTGACCGTCGGGCTGTTCTTCGGCGCCGCCCTCGCGGTTGCCGGGTTCGCCCACATCGCACACGCCTTCTCGGCGCCGGGCTGGAAAGGCGCGCTCGGAGAGATATTCCTCGCCGTCGTCTTCCTCATCGCCGGCCTCGCGATGCTGGTCAACCCCGTCCTCACGCTCACGACGCTGACCCTCCTCGTTATCTCGTACTTCGTGCTGGAGGGCCTCGCGCTCCTGTACTTCGCGTGGACGCTCCGAAACGAGCGGGGATGGGTGTGGTCCGTCGCGGCCGGCGTGGTCTCTCTGGTCCTCGCCGGACTCCTCTTCGCGGGGTTCCCGGCGACCGCCGCGTGGGCGCTCGGACTCCTGGTCGGTGTCAACCTCCTCACGACCGGCGTGTCGATGATGGTCGTGGGCAACGGCATCAGGAAGGGGGCCGACGCGACGGGCCCCTCGATGGCCCACCCCGATACGGGCGTCTGA
- a CDS encoding MaoC family dehydratase, with protein MGDGELTPERRWLHETVEAWAAAMGHATNALAETNRAVLSAYGLTDERSGTDVTTDAVAATASERNASGSRPDAAAAEFAGTDLSDWRVERDIDDPATLGVGNSVRFSKRLDEADVTAFARASGDTNPLHLDDEFAGRTRFGRRIVHGTLVSGLVSAALARLPGLVIYVSQDVTFLEPVDVGQRLTAVVTVVEEVSRDRYRLSTDVVDAEGDSVLEGEAVVVVDPLP; from the coding sequence ATGGGAGACGGAGAACTGACTCCGGAGAGACGGTGGCTCCACGAGACGGTCGAGGCGTGGGCCGCGGCGATGGGACACGCGACGAACGCCCTGGCGGAGACGAACCGCGCCGTTCTCTCCGCTTACGGTCTCACCGACGAGCGGAGCGGTACCGATGTCACTACCGACGCTGTCGCCGCGACCGCGTCCGAGCGGAACGCGTCGGGGTCGCGGCCGGACGCGGCGGCCGCGGAGTTCGCCGGGACCGACCTGTCCGACTGGCGAGTCGAGCGCGATATCGACGACCCCGCGACGCTCGGCGTCGGCAACAGCGTCCGGTTCTCGAAGCGACTCGACGAGGCCGACGTGACCGCGTTCGCGCGGGCCAGCGGGGACACGAACCCGCTCCACCTCGACGACGAGTTCGCCGGACGGACGCGGTTCGGTCGGCGAATCGTCCACGGTACGCTCGTCTCCGGACTCGTCAGCGCCGCGCTCGCTCGGCTTCCCGGGCTGGTTATCTACGTCTCACAGGACGTGACGTTCCTCGAACCGGTCGACGTGGGGCAGCGATTGACGGCCGTCGTCACCGTCGTCGAGGAGGTGTCGCGGGACCGCTACCGCCTGTCGACCGACGTCGTCGACGCCGAGGGGGACTCGGTTCTCGAGGGCGAAGCGGTGGTCGTCGTCGACCCGCTCCCGTGA
- a CDS encoding LURP-one-related/scramblase family protein, translating to MRERLIAFGDDFVIETGDGRPAYKVDGKALRARNTIQIRSTDGRLLYRVQERVFRARDTMVIERDGRTVATVKKALVTPLRDRFEVTVADGPPLHVQGNVVDHEYTIARQGTPVAVVSKRWFRVRDTYGVEVVSGEDDAFVLAVAAAIDAI from the coding sequence ATGCGCGAGCGACTCATCGCTTTCGGGGACGACTTCGTCATCGAGACGGGTGACGGGAGGCCCGCGTACAAAGTCGACGGGAAGGCGCTCAGGGCGCGAAACACGATTCAAATCCGAAGCACGGACGGGCGCCTCCTCTACCGCGTTCAGGAGCGCGTTTTCCGAGCCAGGGACACGATGGTGATCGAACGGGACGGGCGGACCGTCGCGACCGTCAAGAAGGCCCTCGTGACGCCGCTTCGAGACCGCTTCGAGGTCACGGTCGCGGACGGACCGCCGTTACACGTACAGGGTAACGTCGTCGACCACGAGTACACCATCGCGCGACAGGGCACGCCCGTCGCCGTGGTGTCGAAGCGCTGGTTCCGCGTTCGGGACACCTACGGAGTCGAGGTGGTCTCCGGGGAAGACGACGCGTTCGTCCTCGCCGTTGCGGCGGCCATCGACGCGATCTGA
- a CDS encoding HTH domain-containing protein, with product MNSESLPNRSVKLFLRADHDFGRESPQQRIVEQLSALEANGELDDYEVVVWGRELRLDGPLTETDYYRRVVDHVEEFEAWAAGTDVSVEYLFRRRRVESAFVDETYDLLSLPVALLAIYRDGDVAQVYPCKRTDGPRPITEFAKHFESILTLSPT from the coding sequence ATGAACTCCGAATCGTTACCGAACCGGTCGGTGAAGCTGTTCCTGCGTGCGGACCACGATTTCGGTCGTGAGAGCCCACAGCAGCGAATCGTCGAGCAACTGTCGGCGCTCGAAGCGAACGGCGAACTCGACGACTACGAGGTCGTCGTCTGGGGTCGAGAACTCCGCTTGGACGGGCCGCTGACGGAGACTGACTACTACCGGCGCGTCGTGGACCACGTCGAGGAGTTCGAGGCGTGGGCGGCCGGGACCGACGTTTCCGTCGAGTACCTGTTCCGTCGTCGTCGAGTGGAGTCGGCGTTCGTCGACGAGACGTACGACCTCCTCTCGCTTCCGGTCGCCCTCCTCGCCATCTACCGCGACGGCGACGTGGCGCAGGTGTACCCCTGCAAGCGGACCGACGGTCCGCGTCCGATCACGGAGTTCGCGAAACATTTCGAGTCGATTCTCACGTTGTCACCCACCTGA